The stretch of DNA aataaataaTTATGTACGTTATGTCAGGGTCTTGCAGGTACTCTACACTTCATTGGGGAAGGTGACTTCTCCGAAGCTGACTCCGAAGATTTCGCACCAAATGGAAAGCCACTTGATGTCCTTGGCTTGAACGCCCTGAGGCAAAGAGATGATGAGACGCTCCTTCTGGTACGACCTTTCAATGGGGGTGTTATCCTCCAAAGACGGATAGTTCACGATCTCGCGGTTCTGAATGTATTGCCGACGGTTATTTCCCTTGGTAGCTGTAATGAAACGGAGACAGTGGATTGAAAATGACCTCGAAATTGGTCCAATGTTAAGTGAAAACCTACCGATATTGATGTAAACACCAGCGCCCAAGCCATCGAAGgtgaaattgtccaaaatgagAAGGGTCTGATTGAAGATGTACAACTCTCCACTAACGCGATGTTGAGTGCGCACAAGGTTGCCCACCGGGGTCACTTCAATCGTCGCTCCATTTTGACGGGCTTGAGGCATGCCATTGACGGTCAAGGTTAAGGCCAGAAAGTAGGCAAGAGTGACCTAAGGTTGGAACCAAACGAAGTTAGATATAGGTAGACTCTTTTTCACAATGTTAGAGTTGTACATGAGTCAATCGAGAACAGTACTTACGAAAAAGATAGATTGATTCATGTTGAATAGATGCCGCAACTAAGGAGTTCACTGTCTGTTAAGCCTGAGCTCCTTCTAGCAGAATGTACGATTTGGTACTGTGAGTTCTTCGGGGGTTGCATTCCTTCTAATATGGCCAAATTTTTAAAGCCCACCCTCCGATTGGTTCGCGGCCGGTGCCAAGGACGTTGAAGACTCTCATGATGCCGGCCAAGAACCACCAGGACCCTCTACAATAGGACCACCAATGCAGACCGACACCGTTAGCACCTCTAGCTCACCAGCACCTTCGTCAAGCAGGAGTCATGATATTCAGTGGTCGAGCTATGTGCATGCGTTCGGATTCATGCGTACATTGACGATTGTACGCAACGAAGACGCCGTGGAAATAAAAACATTCGCCCTCAGCTTGTGCGTACGAGCGTACATACAACATACtgtacatgcatacatacacaGAGACTTCGAGCTTGCTAATGCCCGATTTGATGATGACTTCTGGACAAAGAGCTGGTGGGGATGATAATGAGTTGTTGGCTGGGAATCACCATGATGgtctttttgacatgtttctttCTTCGTCTCTGGCATTCAGCCGAGTTGAGCATTGGAGTTTAGGTGAACGGATTTATATTCAAGTGTTTTCAGGTTGTGTGAGAACGTTCGAAATCGGTTGGATCGACGGATCGGTCGATCCTTTCGGATTCTTTCAAGCTGAATGATTGGAGAGCTTTGTCCTTGGTTGTGAATGCCATAGGTCACCTTAAAGGAAACTGGTCCGACCAGGTCATAAATCCTGACCAATTGAGTGCACATGATCTTTGTTGCATGTCAGAATACACTAGATACTTGGCGGACGACAACGGTGCAAGCAAGCTCTCATCACATCCAGATGAGAAGTAGTTTGGTGTTTGGTTCCCAAAACCTTTATTCTATGAGACAACATTGAATGATACATTGATAACAATACATTGCGGCAAAATTAATGATCTGAGAACAATCTTGGGAGTGCGAATCAAGATAATCATTCTTCCTGATCTTGGTCCTCTTCATATCTATCAAGGATCTTCTTTGTCTTGGCTTGCTTCTCGTTTTCGTCTCGGTTTTCTTTACCTTCGATGTCCAAGACCAAGACGCGTTGAGTGTATGGATCGTATTCAACTGAGAATGGTCGCTCAATGCTCGAGGCAAATTGTCTGTAAATAACACCAAGAAGCTGACTTGTCATACTTAGCATCATTAAAGAAGTCCGAATGATATCAGCAGCTTGAAATTGACGAGACCCTTGTCGGTCGCACGTTACCTCAGAGCAGCCAATGCATCCTGGAAGCTGTTGGTGATGAAATATCGCTTTTGATACGAAGTAACCATGCATTGGGTCTGGCAGGCCTTTTCCACTTCGAACATGTCCACGGTTACCGAGTTGTTCCGGATGCCGTTCATGACATGTGCCAATTCCGCTCCCGAGGATAATAATCCCGCACCGTAGGCTTTCAGAAATCCATCCTCGACACAAAGGCCGAATTCTACGGTGAAGAAGTAACACTGTGGAAAGACAGAAGCGAATGTGTTACCACGAGATTGACATACGCACTAGGTTTCAGAGCCAATTGCTTCAAAGAGTGGATTGATTTGTTCACGTGAGGGATAACACCATAATTACTAGTTTCGTGCGTATATTTTCAAGGCTTCTTTTATGAAATGTTAGCCTTTTTGGGCGATCTTaggtgttgttttttttttcaaactggaCCTGAATTTAGTCCATCTAATGCTAAAACGATTAGGTAAAAAAGCTGGTCTCCTTCATCTCGGTTTATTTTCTTACCGCAGCCAATTTCTTGATGTCCCCTTCAGAACATCCTAGAGATGCCAGTCCAATCTCTTGTGAAAATTGGGCGAATTCCGAGTCAGCTAGCATGGGCATATGTCCAAGAAGCTCATGACAGCAATCCCTGAAACATCAAGTGAAGGCTTAGAAAACATTCAGGACCATGAACTTGGCTCGTATGCAAGCTTTTGTGGCATCACTCACGGTTCAGGAGTATAATAGGGATCCGAGCTATGGCGGATGTATTGTGTACAATGAAACACTCGAAATGCCAAGCCACTCAGAAAATCTCTAGGCGATAAATATCCTGCCACTGGCCGCAAAGTGAATCCGGTTTTCCTCTTCAGGTAATTGCTCACATCTTGCAATTGGGGAATGCAATTACGACTAAACAAGCGATTAAGGATTATTTATCTGGCACGAATGAATCGCATAAAAC from Tigriopus californicus strain San Diego chromosome 3, Tcal_SD_v2.1, whole genome shotgun sequence encodes:
- the LOC131877752 gene encoding protein Skeletor, isoforms B/C-like, which encodes MNQSIFFVTLAYFLALTLTVNGMPQARQNGATIEVTPVGNLVRTQHRVSGELYIFNQTLLILDNFTFDGLGAGVYINIATKGNNRRQYIQNREIVNYPSLEDNTPIERSYQKERLIISLPQGVQAKDIKWLSIWCEIFGVSFGEVTFPNEV
- the LOC131877746 gene encoding tryptophan 5-hydroxylase 1-like isoform X2, which translates into the protein METRKNKNEFELYIELENLDCREWTHIRAMLETLIHVDIYPRATTAKDKTEEPTNDIPEMEDVAWFPKSIGDLDNFQNVLMYGTDLDADHPGFLDMRYRKRRKLFSEIAMLYKQGRNIPKIRYTDEEIRTWGSIYTHLEEMYYHYASEKFVKNFKELQVHCNYSRNCIPQLQDVSNYLKRKTGFTLRPVAGYLSPRDFLSGLAFRVFHCTQYIRHSSDPYYTPEPDCCHELLGHMPMLADSEFAQFSQEIGLASLGCSEGDIKKLAACYFFTVEFGLCVEDGFLKAYGAGLLSSGAELAHVMNGIRNNSVTVDMFEVEKACQTQCMVTSYQKRYFITNSFQDALAALRQFASSIERPFSVEYDPYTQRVLVLDIEGKENRDENEKQAKTKKILDRYEEDQDQEE